In the genome of uncultured Celeribacter sp., the window TGATTCAGCGCAGCTGGGAGGCGGCTGTGTCTGCGGAGGGTGTGGATCGTGTGGTGGTGGCCACCGATGACGACCGGATTCGTGTTGCGTCGGAGGCTTTTGGGGCCGAGGTTGTCATGACCTCTGAGGCCTGCGCCAACGGGACCGAGCGCTGCGCCGAAGCGTTAGAGGCGCTGGGCGGTGGCTATGACATCGTCGTCAATCTTCAGGGCGATGCGCCTTTGACTCCCGCCTGGTTTGTCGAAGAGCTGGTTGCCGGTCTGCGCGCTCATCCGACAGCAGAGGTGGCGACACCGGTTCTGCGCTGTGACGGCCGGGCGCTCAACGGGTTTCTCGACGATCGCAAGGCGGGACGTGTTGGTGGTACGACGGCTGTCTTTGGATCGGATCACAAGGCGCTCTATTTCTCGAAAGAGGTGATTCCCTATACCTCGGAGAGCTATGCAGACACGGATGAGACCCCTGTGTTCCACCATGTCGGCGTCTATGCCTATCGTCCCTCCGCGTTGGGCGCCTATCCGAAATGGCCCATGGGGCCTCTGGAGCGCCTCGAAGGGTTGGAACAACTCAGATTTCTTGAACAGGAACGCCCTGTTCTTTGCGTTGAAGTCGAAGCTCGTGGGCGTCAGTTTTGGGAATTGAACAACCCCGAAGACGTTGATCGCATTGAAGCGATGTTGGCAGAAATGAGCTTTGCCTAAAGCAAATATTTTGACATTTTGCTTGCTTTTTATGCATAGTGATGGGCCAAAAATGCAGAGTTGTAAAACTGTGCCTTTCCTGTGTGAATAGAGACGCATGCTACTGACCTTTGGTGCTACTGTTTCTAAGGTTGGGGCACGCGTCAGAAATTAAATAGGCTCATGAGTGCGAGCCGAAGGAGTGAAGATGAAAAAAGTGACCAAAGCGATTTTTCCTGTGGCTGGTCTGGGCACGCGGTTTCTTCCCGCAACCAAATCCATCCCGAAAGAGATCATGACCTTGGTCGACCGCCCGCTGATCCAATATGCCATCGACGAAGCACGGGCGGCAGGCATCAAGGAATTCATCTTCGTGACCTCGCGCGGTAAAGGCGCGCTTGAGGACTACTTCGATCACTCGCCGGTTCTCGAACAAGAACTGCGCAAGAAGGGCAAGGACAAGCTTCTCGAAGTTCTGAAAACCACCAACATGGACAGCGGTGCCATCGCTTATATCCGCCAGCACAAGGCCCTGGGTCTTGGTCACGCCGTGTGGTGCGCGCGTCGCCTGCTCGATCCGAAAGAACCCTTTGCCGTGATCCTGCCGGATGACGTCATCGCGGCGGAAAAACCCTGTCTGCAACAGATGGTCGAAGCCTACGAAGACCTCGGTGGCAGCGGCTCGATGGTTGCCTCCATGGAAGTGTCGGCGGATAAAGTCTCCGCCTATGGTGTTCTCGATGTGAAAGAGGACATGGGCAGCACCGTGTCCGTCAAGGGCATGGTTGAAAAACCTGCGCCGGGGACCGAACCGTCGAACCTTGCCGTGATCGGTCGCTATATCCTCGACCCGGCCGTGATGAAGAACCTCAACCAGATGAAATCCGGCGCCGGTGGTGAAATTCAGCTCACCGATGCGATTGCGGATGAGATTGGCACGGAGCGTGGCGTCTATGGCTACCGTTTCGCGGGCCAGCGGTTCGATTGCGGGTCGAAAGCGGGCTTCCTTCAGGCGACGATTTCTTTCGGTCTGTCGCGTGACGATCTGCGCGATGAGCTTCAGGAATATCTGGATGAGCTGTCCGCAGTTCGTGCCGCCGCTCAGTAAGGGGCATTCATGACCAAATCTGTCATTGTGACCGGGGGTGCGGGCTATATCGGTTCGCACGCCTGTAAAGCCCTGCGCGC includes:
- a CDS encoding UTP--glucose-1-phosphate uridylyltransferase, yielding MKKVTKAIFPVAGLGTRFLPATKSIPKEIMTLVDRPLIQYAIDEARAAGIKEFIFVTSRGKGALEDYFDHSPVLEQELRKKGKDKLLEVLKTTNMDSGAIAYIRQHKALGLGHAVWCARRLLDPKEPFAVILPDDVIAAEKPCLQQMVEAYEDLGGSGSMVASMEVSADKVSAYGVLDVKEDMGSTVSVKGMVEKPAPGTEPSNLAVIGRYILDPAVMKNLNQMKSGAGGEIQLTDAIADEIGTERGVYGYRFAGQRFDCGSKAGFLQATISFGLSRDDLRDELQEYLDELSAVRAAAQ
- a CDS encoding manno-octulosonate cytidylyltransferase, with protein sequence MSVLIVIPARFASTRYPGKPLVELTGATGEKKSLIQRSWEAAVSAEGVDRVVVATDDDRIRVASEAFGAEVVMTSEACANGTERCAEALEALGGGYDIVVNLQGDAPLTPAWFVEELVAGLRAHPTAEVATPVLRCDGRALNGFLDDRKAGRVGGTTAVFGSDHKALYFSKEVIPYTSESYADTDETPVFHHVGVYAYRPSALGAYPKWPMGPLERLEGLEQLRFLEQERPVLCVEVEARGRQFWELNNPEDVDRIEAMLAEMSFA